From Daphnia pulicaria isolate SC F1-1A chromosome 4, SC_F0-13Bv2, whole genome shotgun sequence, one genomic window encodes:
- the LOC124338477 gene encoding carboxypeptidase B-like → MRLYFFTVAFVLVVYISSSFGNRVDYTGHKVVRSRAANVVQLSYLRNLQNLDETLDFWSEPFHVGQPVDIHVTPANYDNLAHSLKSAGIQHHIKVEDLGRAIEEERTSIELRRELTKNQKAFDFENYHTYEEIVSYLENLALENPLVSVSSIGGTYENRSLTMATISTGSNPEKQVIVFECAVHAREWAAPSTCLWFINELATKYGSDSEITRLVDGFDWKITPVTNPDGYTYSWTTDRLWRKNRMPTGTCFGVDINRNFDTNFGGAGSSDVPCIDTYHGPNSFSEAESSAVRDVLIANRPRVKAAISIHTYSQLWMSPYGYTYDLPAEYDEMLRVMSIGVQALQNTYGTQYQYGNHADTIYIASGTTLDHAYTAEGILYAYLLELRDTGEFGFELPASQIMETAIETWNGIKAMALEIL, encoded by the exons ATGaggctttatttttttactgttgcTTTCGTTCTCGTTGTTTACATTTCATCTTCATTCGGCAATCGGGTCGATTATACTGG TCATAAGGTAGTTCGATCCCGAGCAGCAAATGTAGTTCAACTGAGCTATTTGCGGAACTTGCAAAATTTGGATGAAACCTTAGACTTTTGGTCGGAGCCGTTTCATGTCGGTCAGCCAGTGGATATCCATGTCACTCCAGCTAATTACGACAATTTAGCGCATTCGTTGAAATCGGCCGGAATACAACACCACATAAAAGTCGAAGACCTCGGACGAGCTATAGAAGAAGAGCGCACAAGTATTGAACTCCGTCGGGAACTcaccaaaaatcaaaaagcttTCGATTTTGAAAATTACCACACTTACGAGGAG ATTGTTAGCTATCTGGAAAACCTGGCCTTGGAAAATCCTCTCGTTTCTGTTTCGTCTATCGGCGGGACTTACGAGAATCGTAGTTTAACTATGGCTACCATTAGCACTGGAAGTAATCCAGAGAAACAAGTGATCGTTTTCGAATGcgcagttcacgccagagaatgggCCGCCCCGTCCACCTGCCTTTGGTTTATAAACGAA TTAGCTACTAAATACGGAAGCGATAGCGAAATTACTCGTTTGGTTGACGGATTCGATTGGAAAATTACGCCGGTAACTAATCCTGATGGCTACACTTACTCGTGGACTACG GATCGTTTATGGCGGAAAAATCGCATGCCGACCGGCACCTGCTTTGGCGTCGACATTAACCGAAATTTTGACACAAACTTTGGTGGAGCTGGATCGTCAGATGTACCCTGCATTGATACATATCACGGCCCCAACAGTTTCTCTGAAGCAGAATCAAGCGCTGTCAGGGATGTGTTAATAGCCAATCGACCTCGAGTAAAGGCTGCCATATCAATTCACACCTACTCTCAACTC TGGATGTCACCTTACGGCTATACTTATGATCTACCAGCAGAGTATGACGAAATG TTGCGCGTAATGTCCATTGGAGTCCAAGCTCTTCAAAATACTTACGGAACTCAGTATCAATATGGAAATCATGCCGACACAATAT ATATTGCATCTGGAACGACGTTAGATCACGCTTACACAGCAGAGGGTATCTTATATGCCTATCTTCTCGAATTGCGAGACACGGGAGAATTCGGTTTTGAATTGCCTGCATCACAAATCATGGAAACAGCTATTGAAacatggaatggaattaaagcTATGGCCCTTGAAATCCTTTAG
- the LOC124338165 gene encoding glutamate receptor ionotropic, delta-1-like — MFTLKRIFILFISLVTVTANQLPLPSHLLATSPEPPFVEIPGIKSSYNALIASDTLNLLAARLQFSLTITHPPDFLFGGFKNGQWDGIVGQLLRKEADMGASLNAITYARYTAVDFSVPVIYDVTGILIPFPDETSKIMAAFLPFSIEVWIAFISSTFLVYFTLLIEGKINSSRKKFGDHAMWVVGIITGQGVGYNENRLGLRLAAATWCLTMVVFIYVYTGVLTALLAVPNYVPIINTLDELATSSTIKPVTIKSTAVDDIMLNAKNGTYKLIGDTFRKYPNETLVANTLIGVQRAVEGKYGFLEPRMSLLSLMENDRKEHNSCRVTLAKQTFYPRAFAYFLPKKSPFKDAFDRQILLMQQYGFIIHFQTKIVLQSNRCLLLKKKVRSRPPIFTLNHVSSSFVILVFGYAVSFLFFIFENMWNLIDYLYDF; from the exons ATGTTTACACTTAAACgtatatttattctttttataagTCTCGTCACTGTTACGGCAAACCAGCTGCCGCTACCTTCTCATTTGTTGGCAACGTCACCTGAA CCACCATTTGTAGAAATTCCTGGAATTAAAAGCAGTTACAATGCTTTGATTGCAAGCGATACCTTAAATCTGCTGGCCGCGCGTCTTCAATTTTC TTTGACTATAACGCACCCGCCTGATTTTCTGTTTGGAGGTTTCAAAAATGGGCAATGGGATGGAATCGTTGGGCAGCTTCTgcgaaaa GAAGCTGATATGGGGGCTAGTTTGAATGCCATAACTTACGCGCGATACACCGCAGTCGATTTCAGTGTCCCTGTGATTTACGATGTTACAGGAATACTGATTCCTTTTCCAGATGAAACTTCAAAAATCATGGCGGCCTTTCTACCATTCAGCATAGag GTGTGGATAGCTTTCATCTCCTCCACCTTTCTggtttactttactttattaATTGAAGGAAAGATAAattcgagcagaaaaaaatttggagaCCATGCAATGTGGGTTGTAGGCATCATTACTGGTCAag GTGTTGGATATAATGAAAATCGCTTGGGTTTGCGTCTTGCAG CGGCCACATGGTGTTTAACGATGGTAGTATTCATATACGTTTACACTGGGGTGCTTACGGCTTTGTTAGCTGTTCCCAACTACGTTCCTATAATAAACACTTTAGATGAATTAGCTACGAGCTCCACCATCAAGCCGGTCACGATTAAGAGTACCGCAGTCGATGATATCATGCTG AATGCCAAAAATGGTACCTATAAACTAATCGGCGACACCTTTCGCAAATACCCAAATGAAACTTTAGTAGCCAACACTTTAATTGGTGTTCAACGTGCAGTCGAAGGAAAATATGGATTTTTAGAG CCACGAATGTCCCTTTTGTCGCTGATGGAAAACGATCGCAAGGAACACAACAGTTGTCGTGTAACTTTGGCtaaacaaacattttatcCTCGTGCTTTCGCATACTTTTTGCCAAAGAAAAGTCCGTTTAAAGATGCATTTGATCGACA GATATTGTTGATGCAACAGTATGGATTCATTATTCATTTCCAGACGAAAATTGTTCTGCAGAGCAATCGCTGCCTGTTGCTTAAAAAGAAAGTTCGAAGCCGTCCCCCTATTTTTACTTTGAATCATGTTAGTAGTTCATTCGTCATTCTTGTTTTTGGTTATGCCgtctcatttttgtttttcatctttGAGAACATGTGGAATCTTATCGACTATCTATACGATTTTTAA
- the LOC124338166 gene encoding cilia- and flagella-associated protein 20 produces the protein MFKNTFQSGFLSVLYSIGSKPLQLWDKIVRNGHIKRITDNDIQSLVLEIVGTNVSTTYITCPADPKKTLGIKLPYLVMIVKNMKKYFTFEVQILDDKNVRRRFRASNYQSTTRVKPFICTMPMRLDEGWNQIQFNLADFTRRAYGTNYVETLRIQIHANCRIRRIYFSDRLYSEDELPAEFKLYLPVQAKAKV, from the exons atgtttaaaaacacCTTTCAAAGTGGATTTCTATCCGTTCTTTATAGCATTGGAAGTAAACCTCTGCAGCTCTGGGACAAAATCGTACGAAACGGTCATATCAAGCGAATAACTGACAACGAtattcag TCCCTTGTCTTAGAAATTGTTGGAACTAATGTTTCAACAACATACATTACATGCCCTGCTGATCCAAAGAAAACTCTTGGAATCAAACTTCCATATCTTGTTATGATTgtcaaaaacatgaaaaagtaTTTCACTTTTGAAGTTCAG ATTCTAGATGATAAAAATGTGAGACGTAGATTCAGAGCAAGCAACTATCAATCAACTACAAGAGTGAAACCTTTCATTTGCACTATGCCTATGCGGCTTGATGAAGGATGGAACCAGATCCAATTTAATTTAGCTGACTTTACAAGGCGTGCTTACGGAACAAACTACGTCGAAACTTTAAGGATTCAAATTCATGCAAATTGCAGAATTCGTCGCATTTACTTTTCTGACAGACTCTATTCTGAAGATGAATTACCTGCTGAATTCAAACTCTATTTACCTGTTCAAGCTAAGGCAAAAGTGTAA
- the LOC124335832 gene encoding spermidine synthase-like: MDSLKNGWFSELSPLWPGQCISLEVEEVLHQEKSEFQDILVLKSKTYGKVLVLDGVIQCTELDEFSYQEMISFLPITCHPNPQKVLIVGGGDGGVARELVKHPLVQSVVQCEIDERVVEVSKKFLPFMAKGFEDSKVTLHIGDGFEFIKNHPAEFDVIITDSSDPIGPAASLFQESYFQLLCQALKPGGIVCSQGENAWFHSHLIAPLLKSCTELFPVVDYAYTCIPTYPGGQIGFILCSTNPETQFRTPIHQLSEAECEKMQLRYYSSEMHSAAFVVPRFARKALISLPKANEKETH, from the exons ATGGATTCTCTAAAAAACGGATGGTTTAGTGAATTGAGCCCCTTGTGGCCTGGCCAATGTATTTCTTTGGAAGTAGAAGAAGTCCTTCACCAGGaaaaatcagaatttcaagatATTTTGGTCTTGAAATC GAAAACCTATGGCAAAGTTCTAGTACTAGACGGTGTAATTCAGTGTACCGAATTGGATGAATTTTCGTACcaagaaatgatttcatttttgccaATCACTTGCCATCCCAATCCCCAAAAG GTCTTAATTGTAGGTGGTGGAGATGGAGGAGTTGCACGTGAACTAGTGAAGCATCCTCTTGTGCAGTCTGTTGTTCAGTGTGAAATAGATGAAAGAGTAGTTGaagtttctaaaaaatttcttccatTTATGGCCAAAGGATTTGAGGATTCTAAAGTCACTCTTCATATTGGGGATGGatttgaatttattaaaaatcatCCTGCTGAATTTGATGTTATCATCACAGACTCATCAGATCCCATAG gGCCAGCTGCTTCTCTGTTTCAAGAGagttattttcaacttttgtgCCAAGCCTTGAAGCCAGGAGGAATTGTTTGCTCTCAGGGAGAAAATGCTTGGTTTCATAGTCATTTGATTGCTCCATTATTAAAAAGTTGCACTGAATTGTTTCCTGTTGTGGATTATGCCTATACTTGCATACCAACATATCCAGGTGGCCAAATTGGATTCATATTGTGCAGTACAAATCCT gaGACACAATTTCGAACTCCGATTCATCAATTATCCGAAGCTGAATGTGAGAAAATGCAACTACGCTATTACTCTTCAGAAATGCATTCAGCAGCTTTTGTTGTACCTCGTTTCGCTCGAAAAGCACTCATCAGTTTGCCTAAAGctaatgaaaaagaaacacattaA